The following DNA comes from Erigeron canadensis isolate Cc75 chromosome 3, C_canadensis_v1, whole genome shotgun sequence.
CATGACatcttttagattattttattattatttcgataactcttaggaaatagtttatgtaactataaatagaggttgtATTCCTTTTTGTAAAGGCagattatgttgttgaatgaaattaatagagcagcctctatttcttatccaaaatcttcatttacctttatagatctttgatcttggtggtttggagtgatccctttatctatatttgtggtggttcgtcctttatcaaatatagtggtgagatcttaaaccttcgattcctttatctgtgtttgtggtggctagacctttatcaaacatagtggtgggttggagtgtttcttttatccttgattccgatGGCTAGGcttttacgaatcttggtggttgattcttttatctatcattttatttatcgtcttgttttgttgtttatttcataaaatccagaaaataccaaaaatatttaattccattttgtttaatttccgttGTGCTGGAGTTATTGTGTGTTTTACGCATCAAGTCCCTTTGGGTTAAATGGATGCATATGAATATATTTCGTGGTATGATTTTCTGGAATATTCCTTATCGAGGAAATCTATCGTGGAGTTGGAGGAAAATGCTGCAAATTAGACCTATTATCCGTCAGTTTATATGGGTTAATATTGAAGATAGTGCTTTAACAAATGATTGGTATGATAATTGGTGTAGTAGTAGCCAATTATTTGATAAATTTTCACCTAGAGAGATCGCTTCAGCAGGTTTCTCCATAGATACTAAAGTTGGGCACCTTGCTCGTGATGGTCAATGGAATGTTCCTCAACAACGGTTGCACCGAATTGATTTGTTTACATCTGCCCCCATTATGTCTAATGCTGCAGATTCTTGGTATTGGGGAGATAGAGATGGTGTTGAACGACCTTTTTCGGTTAATGTAGTTTGGGAAGATATTCGACCAAGAAATACTAGTACTATTTGGTGTGATTTAGCTTGGTTTAACTATTGTATTCCTAGGCATGCGTTTATTCTTTAGCTCATTTTCAGAAGAAGGTTAAAAACTCAAGATCAAATGATGCAATGAGATTTAGCTCAAGACATGGATTTGAAGTGTACATTCTACAGCACCGAACCGGATTCTcataatcattttttctttGAATGTAATTATACAATGCAGGTTTGGAACCAAGTTAATGTGAAAGCTGTTTTGTGCTCTTGATCATGCATTTGGGACCAAATTGTTGGTCAACTGTTACCTGTGGTGAAAAAGAAGACCCAAACAGCAGATTATACAGGAAATTGTTAACACGGTTCGTCTTAAGCTTTGACATTTCGCTAAGAAGACCAGGAGACTTCAGCGATTCTTTACTGCTTGGGATCTTCCTTTCTCATTAGtgaaataattattaatttgttatgCTCTAGTCATTGTTTGTTGATAGTGTCTAGATAGGGTGCGTGGTGTCACACCCCACATTAGGCGGAGTCGTAAGATATGACGAAATGATTTAGCATAGCACATGGAACTTACAATAGAGTCTtgctaaatgaaatccaaataaagtaattcccacaagcgggataagtctaggcaacacgcctcaaatagcaaaagaaaaatgtagcaaatagcaaatagagttcaatgtTCAAATGCAATATAGGAGTCCATAAATGATCtttttattggtcttcctaaagccCATGTGCTCAGTCTCCTTAAGCATtattattacctgaaaatgaatgctcaaaaatgtcaacataatgttggtgagttcgtaggtttttaggaatacaaatgaatttgatgtgcatgatatatgaagtatggacaatagtgtaaatataaacatgtagtagcaatgtatgcataccaaacactgatcaatgccatcatagttatccaacaacataaACTCATCACTacttgccaacaactcaatcacgcATTGTTATACCAACAAattaccagctggagtataaagttggttaatAGTTATCATTGTTATCCgtaaatagtcttcaatagatatcgacaAACATTTATTACCgtaaatagtcttcaatagatatcgacagacatctattgcatcatagaaatcaacacaagcaagctggcatacacatttcataattacacatatttgtccaataaaacaaactagttttggcacagctggtaaagaaatgaaaaatgttttgagcatcattttcccccaaagaaataaaataaaaagggtccacgaaactcacctcaacaagcaagtagttgtgcaaagtccaaaatgatcactagaatctacacaacacaTATACaagaacaagttacaattatggacatggtcaataaccgtccattgtaacccgtatttgatgatatacatatatggatacttttaaaatattcacaactgatttgtcatatattattaagttacaagtcacataacttaatatagagtatttgttttaatgatttacgaTTGAATTCTATAAGCTCATATTCActaaaatttttggtaactttatctattttttattaggatgaaacgaacaattcaagatttcaaatcttaactactgtaaccttagagtgttatatacttgcatgaatttttacttagtttatttggcacgttaactatttttaaaaattccataattacagactagtcagaaaattcactgtttgcgcacagaaaagttttataaaattttaaggacgttcgaagcttcaaaaaaatccaatttttttactgtacactcttaacatctagAAAATATTTCTGGGAAGAAATAaacttccagttcataaaatcgaccaagatatgactatttgaagtcgactcaaatctgttcggaaaaccagttttgcgcagttttgttataaaatccgtttgacaaccttaaacttcatattttgacacaaAACCAATTCCACCAGAAAATACACTTCCTGAACTAAAtattagacaccaaaaacgtgacttaaccatcttccatgaccaagatacggcctttcaaagttaacaaaccgaatctgtccagattctgaaataactcaaacctAACATTTAAAACTACTACAactaaatattcatatataaactttcattagttattataaattttgccatagtagatattcatcaaataggttacttataataaaagatcaacactataaagatatatttatatatatatatatatataaaagaaaatataaataattttaccccaagattgatgatcactcTTTAGATACCTTGACAACATAAAATACAATACTATGAGAATTTTAaccataaatttatataaaagatctttaaaataataatgaaagttATTTTAACTCACCAAAAATTGCTTTGACAAAGTGATGATTGAAAGATTGGTTTTGTGATGGTAATGTTTTTGGTTCGATGGCAGCAGCAAAAGAATAATACTTGTGATTTGATTTTGGCCGAAAAAGAGAGTGCAATGGGTTTTATTTTGATGTCAAATTATATAGTGTTTATCCATAAGTAGGATTTGATGACTTTTTCTTTATTAACATAACTTGAACTTGGAGCCGACTAAGCTAGGAGAAATGTTCATCTCAAATTCAAATTCTAGCTATCTTGTTAGACATATACCACTTATTTGTTATATACTtcttaattatgttattattatcattattatagtAATATGAGTCGATCCCTTGCTCCATGTGGTTTAATAAATTTACATATTATCATATCTTAGAATATTTAGGATAAGTATATGGGATGTTCATCACTTTTGACCATCACTTTTGACCGAACTTAATAATAGATAGATACTTTTGTATTAGTAATGTGCTATAGGCTTTCATTAAATCTTAACTAACTCATAAAATGTCATGGTTCAACTTGTCAGTTTATAATCCAGAATAGCTAACTAATAGTGTTACAATTACGCGTCTAAAGATTACGCaaatagttatagtcatctatgtTTAGAAAGATTAAATGACTAAATCTTAAACTATTAGAATCCAAGTAATAAGAGTCACATATTGAAATGATCTCCACATTTTTACGCTTGTTAAactatataggcacattgactagtcaagaaatttagAATAAAGTACCaattttggtgacggatgtcacacgTGGCTATTGGCTGTTGTTTTTACATGGTGTAATTGTCGTCCTATCATTCAAATAGGATGCCAGAACTTTATTGCTTTGTTGATTTATAAAATCTGAACCAGGGGTGACGGCCTTTTaccggaaaaaaaaacacacaaatctAAGCACAGCGGAATttgaacaaaacaaattaaatatttttttgtattttttgggtttatatgaaacaaataacaaaaaaaggacaataaaataaaaggatagataaaataatacaccaccaagattcgtaaagggcAAGCCACCGGAATCTAGGacaaaggaaacactccaacccaccactatgtttgataaaggtcaaGTCACCACCAACACAGATAAAGAAATCGAAGATATTGGATctctcaccact
Coding sequences within:
- the LOC122591613 gene encoding uncharacterized protein LOC122591613, whose protein sequence is MNIFRGMIFWNIPYRGNLSWSWRKMLQIRPIIRQFIWVNIEDSALTNDWYDNWCSSSQLFDKFSPREIASAGFSIDTKVGHLARDGQWNVPQQRLHRIDLFTSAPIMSNAADSWYWGDRDGVERPFSVNVVWEDIRPRNTSTIWCDLAWFNYCIPRHAFIL